TACCGTTGGCTAATGCTTCTTGTTTTGCAGCTGCTTCAGCGTTAGCAACCGCTTTAAAACACTGAATCAAACCTATAATGGTTCCTAAAAGACCCATTAAAGTAGCCACGTTGGCTAACATGGATAAATATCCCGTGCGTTCACTGACTGTGGGAGTAACCTGCATGTATTTACTGGCAATGGCTCTTTCAATTTCTTTGTCACCTCTATTGGCTTTAACCAGAGCGGCATTGAGAACTTGAGGAAGAGGGTGGTTAAAAAATGAATGACAGGCTTGAATAGCGCCATTGATATCACCTGACTCAACAGATCTAAAAATTCTTTGGCTGAAGTCTTTGGTGTTCAGGCTCAATTCAAAAAAGAGATAATAAGCTCTTTCTACCATGATGGTCAGTGCCACGATGGAAACCGCTAAAATGGGGTACATGAACAGTCCACCTTTGTTTAATATTGCTAACATAATAATGCTCCTTTTAAAGTGTTATTAATTCCAGGCTTTATAAGAGCAAGCTTGATGCCATTGTTGTTTGTGTTGTTTAGAAGAAAAAATAACAATATATTCAAATACTTATTTTTTAAAACTGAATGCAGTCAGTGCATAAAGTGTAAATAATTATTTACAGGCTGCAAAAATTGCATAGTTATTTGTAAAAACAATGTGTATTTGTTTTCATTGGATTGTTATTGCGCCAATTAAGTTAAGTTGTTCAAAGGGTGAGTTGTATAGATCGTGTAATTGTTGATAAAGCTGTTTTTATAAAAACAAGTTGCACGCTCTATATATAAATAATGAAACGCCTAACTGGATAGACCATTTATAAAAAGGACACTCTTTTTTTTAGTGAGCTATGCAACTTTTTCTCAATTGCAAAAAAAATTACGCTCTCTACCATTTTTTATTATCTATGGGGTAAAGAAATCAATGCGTTAAGTCAATTTTTAACTTGGTACAGTGCTTGCTCTTACTTAAGGCATGTTAAATTTTATAGCACAGCTAAAGGAGAGCACAATGATAAACAAGCAAACAATGATAGCAAGAATTTTTGCCTGTATAATTTTATTAACAGGCTTTACATTATTTACACCTGACTATGCCTTAGCCCAATGGGGTGGACCAGGTTGTGATGTTTCAGATCCCGATGCAGATAATGATGGTGATGGCATGACCAATGGCGAAGAAGTAGCCAATGGAACCGACCCGTGCGATGCTGATTCTGATGGTGATGGCATGGATGATCAAGAAGAAGATGCACAGTTAACCAATCCACTTGTAGCTGATACAGATGCAGATGGTTTATTAGATGGTGTTGAGTTTAGCCAAACTGGAACAGACCCTACTAAAGCCGACACGGATGAAGATGGTTTATTGGATGGACCAGAATTAAATATGGGTTTAGATGCATTCAACCCTGATATGGATTTTGATGGTTTATTGGATGGTCATGAAGTGCATATTGGCTCAAATCCACTTTCAGCACATTCTGATGAAGATAATGTTTCAGACTTTGATGAAGTAATGTTAGGAACAGATCCAACTGTGACTGAGTCTGCGGCAACATTTCAAGCAGCATGTACAGCTAAAGGTTCAGAAAATACTTTAGTGATTTGTAATGCTTATACTTCTGATGATTCAGGACCAAGCTTTAATAAAGACACAAGTGTTGAAGGTACACAGGTTCAAGGGTGTGCAAGTGCAGGCGCTAACAACAGTGGTATGCCAAGTTACTTCATTCTCTTTGCCTTAGTTATTTTGGCCAATGTAAGCTTAAGAAAAAGGCAAAACGCTTAAACAGTTTAGCAAAACAGCTATAAAATGATCTAAAAACCCGGCTAGCACGCCGGGTTTTTTTATAGGTCTAAAAAATATTATGTGTTATGGCTTCTGGCTCTTGATAAAATCATTAACGAATTACTAAAAAGATATATCTAAAACGTAAAAATATGTTGGATAAAACCTATATCACTGTATTTGATTTCAAAATTTTTGAGCCGGTTACCGCATTAACCGATATAGTGGTTGCTATTGTTTGTTTTTGGGCGTGTTATCAACTACATAAGTTATCTTTAAAAAAATCATCGCATCAATCATTTAAAGTTTATTTCTTGCTTATGGCTTTTGCTACGCTATATGCAGGTATCTTTGGACACGCGCTCTTCCCTTATTTGAGTATGAACTGGAAGATTCCTGGGTGGATTTTAGCAATGTTGTCGCTAACATTTTTAGAGCGTGCTTCTATCCTGCAAACTAGAGGTTTTGTTAACCATCGCTTCTTACTGTTATTGACATACCTTAATATTATTGAGTTTATTGTTTTCTTTGTATTGGTGCTATGGACGCAAGAATTTAAATTTATTGAAATTCATTCAGGCTATGCTTTCTTATGCGTTGTTTTACCGCTGAATATATATTTTTATTTGCGCACCAAACACGACGCCTGTAAATATTTTTTTTATGGCATTGGATTTTCAGGTTTAGCGGTGTTAACATTCAACTTGGTCATTGGTTTTCACGCTTGGTTCAACCATATAGATCTTAGTCATTGCCTTCTAGCTATTGCGGCATACTTTTTTTATTTGGGTGCAAAAAGAGTCAATAAAGAAGCTTAAGCAAACTTAGCGACTGCAAGAGGCGTAGCTGTATTTTCTACAAAGCTTTCTTACATGTGATGCAGCAGATCGATTGCTGGCATCGTATTTTAGGGCTTGACGATAGTTTTTATAGGCATCATCATCGCGGTTCAAGTTTTCTAAGGTTCTTCCCATGAGGTCAAAGGTTGTGGAGTTTCTGGCATCGATTTCTTTGGCTCTAGATAAAGTAAGCAGAGCAGAGTAGTTCCAGCGGTTATCCAAATACATTTTTGCATTTTTGTGAAGGGTTTGAATATCTTTTGGATTTTTCATCAGTGTTTTAACATTGTTTTGTAACTGATCTTTAAAGTTTCGCATAGAGCTTCTGAGTTGTTGTCCTTGTTTAGGAAGAAGCTTCTTTTTTGAACATTCCAAGGCTTCATGCGTGAAAAGCTTGATTTGCTCTGCTTTTTGATGACAAGCTTGATAAAGGCCTAAAGCACTTTGTTGAACTTCATTGATTTTGTTGCGCATGATGTTTCTATACTGCGCTTTTTGTGCGCCACTTAAGCCAGCAGGAATTTTTGTTTGACTTAAAAATTTTGAAAAATCTTTATACAAATGTCCTGATTGGGCCAGTGCTGCAATAGAGGCGGTACTTTCACCCGACTGCGCAATTTGCGTGTACTTCTGCGACAAAAGCTCTAAAAGTTGGGTTTTTTGAGCAATAAGTTGTTCTTCTGAACCACCGCTGCGCATGGTAATAGCATTGTATTTTTTAAAAATGGGCTGAGTTTCTAAAAGTGTGATTTGCGATAAGACAAAGGCTCTATCACTGCCGGCATTAGCAATATACTGTTTGGCTTTTTTTGCATAAGCAAAGCCTGAGCTGAATTGTTTGCGTTTAAAAGAACTTTTTGCCAGGTAATAGTAAGCTTTTGCACTGTTTCTCTGAACTTGCAACCATCGTTTGGCTTGTTTATCCAAGAATGACCATTTTTCATATTCATCAAAGGTTTCTGCCGCTGTTTGCATGATGCTGATTTGTTGATTTTTACTCTTTGCTAACTTTAAAGCCAGGTTAAAGTTTTGATAAGCCTTAAGGTGATTGTTCAACGCGGATCTTATTTTAGCTGAGTTAAGTAATAGATCAACGGAGGCTTCTTTACTTTTAAAATTACGCGCATAGATTTCTGATGCTTTGGCCCCTAGATCAAATAAACCAACATTAAACATGGTTTGGCTCATGTTGGGTAAGATGTCTTCTAAATATTTTGATTTTGGATAATCCTGCATCAACATTTCTGCAGCCGCCATCATTTGATCAGGCTGTTTGGTTTTTTTAGCCGATACATAAGCATTGTAAACCGCTTTTTCACCCGCTTCTGTACCTTTGTATTTTGCAGACAACTTAAAAAAACCGGCGGCTAAGTTTTGATTGCTTGAACCAGGACTGGCTGCGTAACGTTCTTCTAAGCGTTTGAACTCTGCTCTAGAAACCATATCTCTTATTTCTGCAACAATACGTCGATTAAAACGACGACTTTGAATCAATTGATTTCCCGCTTTTACCATGCCGTCTTTATCATCTTTTAAATGGTAAGATTCCAATATCAAAGTAATGGCATCAACGGTTTTAGAAGTATTGGGGTATTGAAAAACAAACTTCCAAAAGTAATCAATGGTTTTATCCCAGTCATTTTGATCAAAATAAACCTTGCCCATGGCATAACGTATATCAAGCGCCTTTTTTGACCTTGGATTGAGACGCAAATAGGCTTCACTGGATCTTAAAAACCCAGATCGCGCTTGAACCAACTCTAGCTTGCTCAAGTCATCTTTTATTTTTAAAGCTTCTAAATATGATACCACTGAAGAATGGTAAAGGTCTGCTTGTTCTCTTGGCCTGCGGGCACGCTTG
This window of the bacterium genome carries:
- a CDS encoding MotA/TolQ/ExbB proton channel family protein, whose product is MLAILNKGGLFMYPILAVSIVALTIMVERAYYLFFELSLNTKDFSQRIFRSVESGDINGAIQACHSFFNHPLPQVLNAALVKANRGDKEIERAIASKYMQVTPTVSERTGYLSMLANVATLMGLLGTIIGLIQCFKAVANAEAAAKQEALANGISVAMFTTASGLIVAIPCLIGFNILMNRQNKILDSIQESSIELLNMISASNKDLRVGPQRVIRGQNH